GGGAAAACTGAAGGCGGCCCGACGGCGGAGAGCAGACAAGGAGTCGGCGCTGCCCGCCGATCCGAATGCTTGAACTGACGGTTCTGTTCTTGCTGCTGCCGGTGGCGGCCGCCACGGGCTGGTGGCTGGCGCGGCGCCAGAGCGCCGGACGCAGCCGCAGTCGGACCCACGCGCTGTCCAGCAACTATTTCCGCGGCCTGAATTACCTGCTCAACGAGCAGCCGGACAAGGCCATCGAGGTCTTCCTCAAGCTGGTCGACGTCAACCAGGACACCGTGGAGACCCATCTTGCGCTCGGCAATCTGTTTCGGCGGCGCGGCGAGATGGACAAGGCCATTCGCTTTCACAAGCACATCATTACCCGACCGGGCCTGACCGACGAGCAGAGGACACAGGCGCTGATGGAGCTCGGCCAGGACTACATGCAGGCCGGTCTGCTTGACCGCGCCGAGCGCCTGTTCAATGACCTGGTCGTCCATGACGAGCACGATGCCCGACCAGCACGCCTGCTGCTGGATATCTACCAGCAAGAAAAGGACTGGGAGCAGGCGATCGAGCAGGCGCGGCGGCTTCATCAGATCGACGCTGATGGCAGCGCCAGCCTGATCGCGCATTTGTACTGCGAGCAGGCCCGGCAGCGCATGGCCGATGGTGAGTCGGTCGATCAGGTTCTGCAGGCACTGCGCCAGGCTCGGCGCTACGATTCAGGCAGTGCGCGTGCGCGTCTGATCGAAGCCGAGCTCGACAAGCGCGAGCGGCGCTGGAGCGAGGCGGCATTGAACTACCGGGCCGCCTGCGAGCTGGATCCGGACTGCCTGGTCTTTGCGCTGGACGATCTGCTCGAGAGTCATCGGCTGGCCCGGCGTAAAGACCTGGAATCCTGGCTGGAAACGCTGGTCGAGCGGCGACCGATGACAACCAGCATTCTGGCGCTGGCCCGGATGAAAGCCGAGCACAGTCCGGAGCGGGCCGTTGAGTTTCTGCTCGATCATCTGTCCCGGCGGCCCACCGTACGGGGGCTGGAGTACCTCATCGAGCTGGTCTACAAGCAGGGAGTCAGCCTGGACCGCGTCGGCCCGGAGCTGATCCAGGATCTCATGCGGCGATTGATCGAGGGCCAGCCCCGTTTTCGCTGCCAGCACTGTGGCTTTAGCGGCAACGCTTGGCACTGGTTGTGTCCAAGCTGTCGGCGCTGGAACACGACGCGCGCGATTGCGGGAGTTCTTGGCGAGTGAATGCAAGCGTCGCCAGTGCACTCGGTGTCGGGCTGCTGGCGGCGGCGATCAGCGCAGCCTGCACACCGCCACTGCGTCGCTGGCTGGAACTTCGCCGCCTGCTGGATCAGCCCGGCTCGAGGCGAAGCCACCGCCGCCCGACACCGCGCGGCGGTGGGCTGGCCGTCATGGCTGCGCTTGCGCTGGTCATGCTG
This DNA window, taken from Pseudomonadota bacterium, encodes the following:
- the lapB gene encoding lipopolysaccharide assembly protein LapB: MLELTVLFLLLPVAAATGWWLARRQSAGRSRSRTHALSSNYFRGLNYLLNEQPDKAIEVFLKLVDVNQDTVETHLALGNLFRRRGEMDKAIRFHKHIITRPGLTDEQRTQALMELGQDYMQAGLLDRAERLFNDLVVHDEHDARPARLLLDIYQQEKDWEQAIEQARRLHQIDADGSASLIAHLYCEQARQRMADGESVDQVLQALRQARRYDSGSARARLIEAELDKRERRWSEAALNYRAACELDPDCLVFALDDLLESHRLARRKDLESWLETLVERRPMTTSILALARMKAEHSPERAVEFLLDHLSRRPTVRGLEYLIELVYKQGVSLDRVGPELIQDLMRRLIEGQPRFRCQHCGFSGNAWHWLCPSCRRWNTTRAIAGVLGE